One genomic region from Oncorhynchus gorbuscha isolate QuinsamMale2020 ecotype Even-year linkage group LG13, OgorEven_v1.0, whole genome shotgun sequence encodes:
- the LOC123993950 gene encoding integrin-linked kinase-associated serine/threonine phosphatase 2C isoform X1: protein MDLFDDLPEPTQTAGEASVQKTCPSPLEDRGSKRKRDAPDDDEVVEEQKLEEKKVCKGVPILKGYVAARRGEREEMQDAHILLSDMKTCLSTLPTTVSRLAYFAVFDGHGGARASRFAAEHLHHTLALKFPKVETENLDKLVKKCLLDTFRQTDEDFLKKASSQKPAWKDGSTATCMLVVDDMVYVANLGDSRAVLCRMEQEMQGGERKCVTLALSKEHNPTIYEERMRIQRAGGTVRDGRVLGVLEVSRSIGDGQYKRIGVISTPDLRRCQLTPNDRFIILGCDGLFKVFSAEDAVKYVLNVLQNGSVERKEGQTEEEGHYEAACQRLANEAVRRGCADNVTVILVSVSF, encoded by the exons ATGGATTTATTTGACGATCTTCCAGAACCAACCCAAACCGCAG GTGAAGCCTCGGTACAGAAGACATGTCCATCACCCCTGGAGGACAGGGGGTCCAAGAGGAAAAGAGACGCACCTGATGATGATGAGGTGGTGGAAGAACAAAAACTAGAAGAAAAGAAAGTTTGTAAAG GTGTGCCTATACTGAAGGGGTATGTAGCCGctcggaggggagagagagaggagatgcaggACGCTCACATTCTCCTATCTGACATGAAAACCTGCCTGTCCACCCTTCCAACTACAGT GTCTCGTCTGGCCTACTTCGCTGTGTTCGACGGCCATGGAGGAGCTAGAGCCTCTCGCTTCGCTGCAGAACATCTTCACCACACTCTGGCCCTGAAGTTCCCTAAAG TAGAAACTGAGAACCTGGACAAACTCGTGAAGAAGTGCCTACTAGACACCTTCCGACAAACAGACGAAGACTTCCTGAAAAAAGCCTCCAGCCA GAAGCCTGCCTGGAAGGATGGCTCTACAGCCACCTGTATGTTAGTGGTGGATGACATGGTGTATGTAGCCAACCTGGGAGACAGCAGG gCGGTTCTCTGTCGGATGGAACAGGAAATGCAGGGCGGAGAAAGGAAGTGTGTCACTCTGGCGCTCAGTAAGGAACACAACCCCACCATCTACGAGGAGCGCATGAGGATCCAGCGAGCGGGGGGCACCGTGAG GGATGGGAGAGTCCTTGGGGTGCTGGAAGTGTCCAGGTCTATAGGAGATGGACAGTACAAACGCATTGGAGTCATATCCACACCTGACCTCAGACGCTGTCAGCTTACACCCAATGACAG gttcatTATCCTGGGCTGTGATGGTCTGTTTAAAGTGTTTTCTGCAGAGGATGCTGTTAAATATGTTCTCAACGTCTTGCAG AATGGGAGTGTTGAGAGGAAGGAGGGACAGACTGAGGAAGAAGGCCACTATGAAGCAGCATGTCAGAGACTGGCCAACGAGGCAGTGAGAAGAGGATGTGCCGACAATGTTACCGTCATACTGGTGTCTGTTAGCTTCTGA
- the LOC123993950 gene encoding integrin-linked kinase-associated serine/threonine phosphatase 2C isoform X2 produces MDLFDDLPEPTQTAGEASVQKTCPSPLEDRGSKRKRDAPDDDEVVEEQKLEEKKVCKGVPILKGYVAARRGEREEMQDAHILLSDMKTCLSTLPTTVSRLAYFAVFDGHGGARASRFAAEHLHHTLALKFPKETENLDKLVKKCLLDTFRQTDEDFLKKASSQKPAWKDGSTATCMLVVDDMVYVANLGDSRAVLCRMEQEMQGGERKCVTLALSKEHNPTIYEERMRIQRAGGTVRDGRVLGVLEVSRSIGDGQYKRIGVISTPDLRRCQLTPNDRFIILGCDGLFKVFSAEDAVKYVLNVLQNGSVERKEGQTEEEGHYEAACQRLANEAVRRGCADNVTVILVSVSF; encoded by the exons ATGGATTTATTTGACGATCTTCCAGAACCAACCCAAACCGCAG GTGAAGCCTCGGTACAGAAGACATGTCCATCACCCCTGGAGGACAGGGGGTCCAAGAGGAAAAGAGACGCACCTGATGATGATGAGGTGGTGGAAGAACAAAAACTAGAAGAAAAGAAAGTTTGTAAAG GTGTGCCTATACTGAAGGGGTATGTAGCCGctcggaggggagagagagaggagatgcaggACGCTCACATTCTCCTATCTGACATGAAAACCTGCCTGTCCACCCTTCCAACTACAGT GTCTCGTCTGGCCTACTTCGCTGTGTTCGACGGCCATGGAGGAGCTAGAGCCTCTCGCTTCGCTGCAGAACATCTTCACCACACTCTGGCCCTGAAGTTCCCTAAAG AAACTGAGAACCTGGACAAACTCGTGAAGAAGTGCCTACTAGACACCTTCCGACAAACAGACGAAGACTTCCTGAAAAAAGCCTCCAGCCA GAAGCCTGCCTGGAAGGATGGCTCTACAGCCACCTGTATGTTAGTGGTGGATGACATGGTGTATGTAGCCAACCTGGGAGACAGCAGG gCGGTTCTCTGTCGGATGGAACAGGAAATGCAGGGCGGAGAAAGGAAGTGTGTCACTCTGGCGCTCAGTAAGGAACACAACCCCACCATCTACGAGGAGCGCATGAGGATCCAGCGAGCGGGGGGCACCGTGAG GGATGGGAGAGTCCTTGGGGTGCTGGAAGTGTCCAGGTCTATAGGAGATGGACAGTACAAACGCATTGGAGTCATATCCACACCTGACCTCAGACGCTGTCAGCTTACACCCAATGACAG gttcatTATCCTGGGCTGTGATGGTCTGTTTAAAGTGTTTTCTGCAGAGGATGCTGTTAAATATGTTCTCAACGTCTTGCAG AATGGGAGTGTTGAGAGGAAGGAGGGACAGACTGAGGAAGAAGGCCACTATGAAGCAGCATGTCAGAGACTGGCCAACGAGGCAGTGAGAAGAGGATGTGCCGACAATGTTACCGTCATACTGGTGTCTGTTAGCTTCTGA
- the LOC123993950 gene encoding integrin-linked kinase-associated serine/threonine phosphatase 2C isoform X3 — translation MDLFDDLPEPTQTAGEASVQKTCPSPLEDRGSKRKRDAPDDDEVVEEQKLEEKKVCVPILKGYVAARRGEREEMQDAHILLSDMKTCLSTLPTTVSRLAYFAVFDGHGGARASRFAAEHLHHTLALKFPKVETENLDKLVKKCLLDTFRQTDEDFLKKASSQKPAWKDGSTATCMLVVDDMVYVANLGDSRAVLCRMEQEMQGGERKCVTLALSKEHNPTIYEERMRIQRAGGTVRDGRVLGVLEVSRSIGDGQYKRIGVISTPDLRRCQLTPNDRFIILGCDGLFKVFSAEDAVKYVLNVLQNGSVERKEGQTEEEGHYEAACQRLANEAVRRGCADNVTVILVSVSF, via the exons ATGGATTTATTTGACGATCTTCCAGAACCAACCCAAACCGCAG GTGAAGCCTCGGTACAGAAGACATGTCCATCACCCCTGGAGGACAGGGGGTCCAAGAGGAAAAGAGACGCACCTGATGATGATGAGGTGGTGGAAGAACAAAAACTAGAAGAAAAGAAAGTTT GTGTGCCTATACTGAAGGGGTATGTAGCCGctcggaggggagagagagaggagatgcaggACGCTCACATTCTCCTATCTGACATGAAAACCTGCCTGTCCACCCTTCCAACTACAGT GTCTCGTCTGGCCTACTTCGCTGTGTTCGACGGCCATGGAGGAGCTAGAGCCTCTCGCTTCGCTGCAGAACATCTTCACCACACTCTGGCCCTGAAGTTCCCTAAAG TAGAAACTGAGAACCTGGACAAACTCGTGAAGAAGTGCCTACTAGACACCTTCCGACAAACAGACGAAGACTTCCTGAAAAAAGCCTCCAGCCA GAAGCCTGCCTGGAAGGATGGCTCTACAGCCACCTGTATGTTAGTGGTGGATGACATGGTGTATGTAGCCAACCTGGGAGACAGCAGG gCGGTTCTCTGTCGGATGGAACAGGAAATGCAGGGCGGAGAAAGGAAGTGTGTCACTCTGGCGCTCAGTAAGGAACACAACCCCACCATCTACGAGGAGCGCATGAGGATCCAGCGAGCGGGGGGCACCGTGAG GGATGGGAGAGTCCTTGGGGTGCTGGAAGTGTCCAGGTCTATAGGAGATGGACAGTACAAACGCATTGGAGTCATATCCACACCTGACCTCAGACGCTGTCAGCTTACACCCAATGACAG gttcatTATCCTGGGCTGTGATGGTCTGTTTAAAGTGTTTTCTGCAGAGGATGCTGTTAAATATGTTCTCAACGTCTTGCAG AATGGGAGTGTTGAGAGGAAGGAGGGACAGACTGAGGAAGAAGGCCACTATGAAGCAGCATGTCAGAGACTGGCCAACGAGGCAGTGAGAAGAGGATGTGCCGACAATGTTACCGTCATACTGGTGTCTGTTAGCTTCTGA